A genomic segment from Candidatus Rokuibacteriota bacterium encodes:
- a CDS encoding TIGR03619 family F420-dependent LLM class oxidoreductase, whose translation MRFGLRLPSFALGARTATLAEMGAYLRRAEDLGFECAVSIDHLLLTPPAYACTWLEPLALLSALAGVTRTIRLGSMVLVLPLRNPAYFAKEWATLDLLSGGRSVLGVRVGWHEEEFALMGVPHKERGRRMDEMLEAVTALWAGDNVTYQGRYYRFKDLSIDPKPLQKPHPPIWIGGGTQPSEKIYAQTVATVDPVLRRIAKYARTWVPHSSSTAEMVRGDWEKIQRFMGELGRKPEEMSKVYSNFVYVLRKGERPEVAVPHFQVYSGMDLPYWKEFYLVGEAEELAEKIGRKLAAFGGAEWVVLNPLHWGLDQLELLASEVLPRVRGQVLQSDT comes from the coding sequence ATGCGCTTCGGGCTCAGGCTTCCCAGCTTCGCCCTCGGCGCCCGGACCGCCACGCTCGCGGAGATGGGTGCCTATCTCCGCCGCGCCGAGGACCTCGGCTTCGAGTGCGCGGTGTCGATCGATCACCTGCTCCTCACGCCCCCCGCCTATGCCTGCACCTGGCTCGAGCCCCTGGCGCTGCTCTCGGCGCTGGCGGGAGTCACGCGCACGATCCGGCTCGGCAGCATGGTGCTCGTGCTGCCGCTCCGCAACCCGGCCTACTTCGCCAAGGAGTGGGCGACGCTGGACCTCCTCTCGGGCGGGCGGAGCGTCCTGGGCGTGCGCGTGGGCTGGCACGAGGAGGAGTTCGCCCTCATGGGGGTGCCTCACAAGGAGCGCGGCCGGCGCATGGACGAGATGCTCGAGGCGGTGACGGCGCTCTGGGCCGGTGACAACGTCACGTACCAGGGGCGGTACTACCGCTTCAAGGATCTCAGCATCGACCCCAAGCCGCTCCAGAAGCCGCACCCACCCATCTGGATCGGCGGGGGCACCCAGCCGTCGGAGAAGATCTACGCCCAGACCGTCGCCACCGTCGACCCTGTCCTCCGCCGGATCGCGAAGTACGCAAGGACCTGGGTCCCGCACTCCTCCTCCACGGCGGAGATGGTCCGCGGGGACTGGGAGAAGATCCAGCGCTTCATGGGGGAGCTGGGCCGCAAGCCGGAGGAGATGAGCAAGGTGTACTCGAACTTCGTCTACGTGCTCAGGAAGGGTGAGCGCCCCGAGGTGGCCGTGCCCCACTTCCAGGTCTACTCCGGGATGGACTTGCCGTACTGGAAGGAGTTCTATCTCGTGGGCGAGGCCGAGGAGCTGGCCGAGAAGATCGGGCGCAAGCTCGCTGCCTTCGGCGGGGCGGAGTGGGTGGTGCTGAACCCCCTCCACTGGGGGCTGGACCAGCTCGAGCTCCTGGCCAGCGAGGTGCTGCCGCGAGTGAGGGGTCAGGTCTTGCAATCCGACACCTAG
- a CDS encoding amino acid synthesis family protein: MRIRKLVTVIEEIVADGGKPAARPVRKVAAVAVIENPFAGRFVEDLAELIKTGEELGDLLGRRAVAALGAPVHSYGKAAVVGERGEYEHAAAILHPTLGTPFRAAVGGGKAIIPSAKKLGGPGASIDVPLHYKDAAFVRTHFDAMEVRLADAPRADEILVALVVTDGGRPHARVGGLTVAEAKKEDGLR, translated from the coding sequence ATGAGGATCCGGAAGCTCGTGACGGTGATCGAGGAGATCGTCGCGGACGGCGGCAAGCCGGCGGCCCGGCCCGTCAGGAAGGTCGCGGCGGTGGCCGTGATCGAGAACCCCTTCGCGGGGCGCTTCGTCGAGGACCTGGCCGAGCTGATCAAGACGGGTGAGGAGCTGGGCGACCTCCTGGGCCGTCGCGCCGTTGCCGCCCTCGGGGCGCCGGTGCACTCCTATGGCAAGGCCGCCGTGGTGGGCGAGCGGGGCGAGTACGAGCATGCCGCGGCCATCCTCCACCCGACGCTCGGCACGCCGTTCCGTGCCGCGGTGGGCGGTGGCAAGGCCATCATCCCCTCGGCGAAGAAGCTGGGCGGACCGGGCGCCTCCATCGACGTTCCCCTCCACTACAAGGACGCCGCCTTCGTCCGCACCCACTTCGACGCCATGGAGGTGCGCCTGGCGGATGCGCCGCGCGCCGACGAGATCCTCGTGGCGCTGGTCGTCACCGACGGCGGGAGGCCGCACGCGCGCGTCGGCGGCCTCACCGTCGCCGAAGCGAAGAAGGAGGACGGCCTCCGATGA
- a CDS encoding amidohydrolase family protein translates to MKTLIRNIGQIVSGDIARPLLDGDSIVVQDGKIAAAGRRLDGEADAVIDARGSTVIPGLIDSHCHPVFGDFTPRQRTMDFIDSGLNGGITTMISAGEVHLPGRPRDIVGLKALAVVAAKAYANLRPAGVKVHAGAPILELGMVEEDFADLARDGVKLVGEIGLGSVRTGKDAAPMVRWARKHGMTVTIHTGGPSIAGSNPIGAEVVLEAAPHVVGHINGGTTSMSEREIDSLVATEMALEIVHCGNGKTALHTLRRAEEARALHRIIIGNDAPSGTGVVPLGILRMIAHLASLGGVSPEDAVCMATGNTARVYGLPVGVIAAGREADLCIVDAPTGSVGRTALEALRAGDLFGISMVLIDGQIRIGRSRNTPPAARAAEVVKGHGPAAAGH, encoded by the coding sequence ATGAAGACGCTCATCCGGAACATCGGCCAGATCGTCTCGGGCGACATCGCCCGGCCGCTGCTGGACGGCGACTCCATCGTGGTCCAGGACGGGAAGATCGCCGCCGCGGGCCGGAGGCTCGACGGGGAGGCGGATGCCGTGATCGACGCCCGCGGCAGCACGGTGATCCCGGGGCTCATCGACTCCCACTGCCACCCCGTCTTCGGCGACTTCACCCCGCGCCAGCGCACCATGGACTTCATCGACTCGGGGCTGAACGGCGGGATCACGACCATGATCTCGGCCGGCGAGGTGCACCTGCCGGGCCGCCCCAGGGACATCGTCGGGCTCAAGGCGCTGGCTGTCGTGGCGGCCAAGGCCTACGCCAACCTGCGTCCGGCGGGGGTCAAGGTCCATGCCGGCGCTCCCATCCTCGAGCTGGGGATGGTGGAGGAGGACTTCGCCGACCTGGCCCGCGACGGCGTGAAGCTGGTGGGCGAGATCGGGCTCGGCTCGGTGAGGACGGGCAAGGATGCCGCGCCGATGGTGCGCTGGGCCAGGAAGCACGGGATGACCGTGACCATCCACACGGGCGGGCCCTCCATCGCCGGCAGCAACCCGATCGGCGCGGAGGTGGTGCTGGAGGCGGCCCCGCACGTGGTGGGGCACATCAACGGCGGCACCACCTCCATGAGCGAGCGGGAGATCGACTCGCTCGTGGCCACGGAGATGGCGCTGGAGATCGTCCACTGCGGCAACGGCAAGACGGCGCTCCACACGCTGAGGCGCGCCGAGGAGGCACGCGCGCTCCACCGGATCATCATCGGCAATGACGCCCCCTCGGGGACCGGCGTGGTGCCGCTGGGCATCCTGCGCATGATCGCCCACCTCGCCTCGCTGGGCGGCGTGAGCCCCGAGGACGCGGTGTGCATGGCCACGGGGAACACGGCGCGCGTCTACGGCCTGCCGGTGGGCGTGATCGCCGCCGGGCGGGAAGCCGATCTCTGCATCGTGGATGCGCCGACGGGCTCGGTCGGGCGCACGGCGCTCGAGGCGCTCCGGGCCGGAGACCTCTTCGGCATCTCCATGGTGCTGATCGACGGGCAGATCCGGATCGGGCGCAGCCGGAACACGCCGCCCGCAGCGCGCGCCGCCGAGGTGGTGAAGGGGCATGGTCCGGCGGCGGCGGGCCACTGA
- a CDS encoding DUF169 domain-containing protein codes for MTAETYDFDAIVNGLNQYLRLRSIPIGMKLFERVQDMEAIPKIRRPKVKHTTDQIVAQARQLGWTVGITVDDLVGAQCGAVIGLHPQDEEWRSGRRITGVWYKTEADARGHQEAMDVVPHGRYRAMAVSPLTAGRLTPPDICLVYGTPGQMIFLINGLQWTGYRKMHFTSVGESACADSWGKALKTGEPALTIPCYAERRYGGVADDELLMALPPRFLPGAIEGLAALSRNGFRYPAPPYGIQADAAAGMAVTYQAKG; via the coding sequence GGGCTCAACCAGTACCTGCGGCTGCGCTCCATCCCGATCGGGATGAAGCTCTTCGAGCGTGTGCAGGACATGGAGGCCATCCCGAAGATCCGCCGGCCGAAGGTGAAGCACACCACCGATCAGATCGTCGCCCAGGCGCGCCAGCTGGGCTGGACCGTGGGCATCACGGTGGACGACCTCGTGGGGGCGCAATGCGGGGCCGTGATCGGGCTCCACCCCCAGGACGAGGAGTGGCGCTCGGGGCGGCGGATCACGGGGGTCTGGTACAAGACGGAGGCGGACGCACGCGGGCACCAGGAGGCCATGGACGTGGTTCCCCATGGACGGTACCGCGCCATGGCGGTCTCGCCGCTCACCGCCGGACGGCTCACGCCCCCCGACATCTGCCTCGTGTACGGGACGCCGGGGCAGATGATCTTCCTGATCAACGGGCTGCAGTGGACGGGCTACCGCAAGATGCACTTCACGTCCGTGGGGGAGTCGGCCTGCGCCGACTCCTGGGGCAAGGCCCTCAAGACGGGCGAGCCCGCGCTCACCATCCCGTGCTACGCCGAGCGGCGCTACGGCGGCGTGGCCGACGACGAGCTGCTGATGGCCCTGCCCCCACGCTTCCTGCCTGGCGCCATCGAGGGGCTGGCGGCGCTCTCGCGCAACGGCTTCCGCTACCCGGCGCCGCCCTACGGGATCCAGGCCGATGCCGCGGCCGGCATGGCCGTGACGTATCAGGCGAAGGGGTAG